Proteins encoded by one window of Anopheles maculipalpis chromosome 2RL, idAnoMacuDA_375_x, whole genome shotgun sequence:
- the LOC126557300 gene encoding uncharacterized protein LOC126557300, which translates to MLNLTVPFVCGTLLLLSSASAVINNNANQSSQEAQRREAPLADSYGPPPATGPELPAPVYGAPAVAHYPPPPPDVPPPAPALPPVQVPHKEYGVPVQNYGPPNVNIEYGPPPAPAPKPIYHSYPKPPQYHGPPPSHHKKSSSFLEQLFSTFGFGGSNDDHHHHHAPKPSYGSPSHPAPVYGPPKPVYGPPIPPPAVAPQPVYGPPIHQAPPKPHYGPPKPAYGPPLQSASFGHQSSSFGHHPASPVHAPPTPPEIKCDGWKPIAGPVVQPEVHAPESSYGPPPSGDFLGSHHQLESGGVSVGSSDIGLQLPKLEHGPVFSAHSDLHSGLELPKGNNYEVHSNFISDSYGAPPADSFLPGKYKPSFAKPLGPPPPPPPQKLHFPPSPHYGPPLRHPGLGISHGSVSGNLKPWPVSGSPPRHPIAYRPPVPQGLIESIGHAVEHQENFGTKPSYSGDVYLPPPTRDVAHSGPSSLELNVLPSEQPAQPFLTQHQLPEPQAYVQEPRYQSHDVVSVSSDCGHGPTSVDVQQSIQTNQLSIVGPSATASYSADYSNSHNVQEHYDGASSSRNVQTSSLIGLDGGIGGLELISAQKSQSLTIPVQGQHGSYQLQFQSADPQGAGSAPHEQILSEGLLQSILSAIEQPQQHRAVEDQQSYDPNIDHSEVSVFLKSPEGQKTLQDHPNGHIGHKR; encoded by the exons ATGTTAAATCTTACCGTGCCGTTTGTTTGCGGAACTCTCCTGCTGCTGTCGTCAGCATCCGCAGTCATAAACAACAATGCAAATCAATCGAGCCAGGAAGCGCAACGTAGGGAAGCACCGTTAGCAGATTCGTACGGTCCTCCTCCAGCGACTGGTCCCGAACTGCCAGCGCCCGTTTATGGAGCTCCTGCCGTTGCTCACTACCCACCGCCGCCACCAGATGTACCGCCACCAGCTCCTGCCCTACCACCGGTCCAAGTTCCCCACAAAGAATACGGAGTGCCGGTTCAAAACTATGGCCCGCCTAATGTCAACATTGAGTACGGACCTCCGCCTGCCCCCGCTCCGAAACCCATTTACCATTCTTATCCTAAGCCACCCCAATACCAcggaccaccaccatcgcatCACAAGAAATCTTCCTCGTTCTTGGAGCAGCTGTTCTCTACGTTTGGATTCGGAGGAAGCAATGAcgaccatcaccaccaccacgcccCAAAGCCTTCCTATGGATCTCCATCTCATCCGGCACCTGTCTACGGACCTCCGAAACCTGTTTACGGACCACCAATTCCTCCTCCTGCCGTTGCTCCACAGCCCGTTTACGGCCCACCAATTCACCAAGCTCCTCCCAAGCCCCATTACGGACCACCCAAACCTGCCTATGGTCCACCGCTACAGTCTGCATCCTTCGGCCATCAATCGAGCTCCTTCGGACACCATCCGGCCTCACCAGTCCATGCTCCACCAACTCCACCGGAGATCAAGTGTGACGGATGGAAGCCAATTGCCGGACCCGTTGTTCAGCCTGAAGTACATGCGCCAGAATCCTCGTACGGACCACCACCAAGTGGAGACTTTTTGGGCTCTCATCATCAGCTAGAATCGGGTGGCGTAAGCGTGGGCTCTAGTGATATTGGACTGCAGCTGCCTAAGCTGGAACACGGACCTGTCTTCAGTGCCCACTCGGATCTTCATTCCGGTCTGGAACTGCCGAAGGGTAACAACTATGAG GTTCACTCGAACTTTATCAGCGACTCTTACGGAGCGCCCCCAGCGGACTCCTTCCTACCCGGCAAATACAAACCGTCGTTCGCTAAGCCGCTTGgccctccaccaccaccaccgccccaGAAGCTTCACTTCCCTCCCTCTCCACACTACGGACCACCGTTGCGCCATCCCGGTCTTGGCATTTCCCACGGTAGCGTTAGCGGAAATCTCAAGCCATGGCCAGTTTCGGGTTCACCACCGCGTCATCCCATAGCTTACCGCCCGCCGGTACCACAGGGTTTGATCGAATCAATCGGCCATGCCGTTGAACATCAAGAGAACTTCGGAACCAAACCGTCGTACTCCGGTGATGTTTATTTACCGCCACCAACACGCGATGTAGCGCACTCGGGACCTTCGAGCTTGGAGTTGAATGTACTGCCCTCTGAGCAACCCGCTCAGCCGTTCCTTACGCAGCATCAACTGCCCGAGCCTCAAGCGTACGTCCAGGAACCACGTTACCAATCGCACGATGTAGTGTCTGTATCCAGTGATTGTGGGCATGGTCCAACCTCGGTCGATGTACAGCAGTCAATCCAGACAAATCAACTCTCCATCGTTGGACCGTCGGCAACGGCCAGCTACTCAGCCGATTACAGCAACAGTCACAACGTCCAAGAGCATTACGATGGTGCAAGCTCCTCCAGAAACGTGCAAACTTCCAGCCTCATCGGTCTCGACGGTGGAATCGGCGGACTGGAGCTAATTTCTGCACAGAAATCCCAAAGCCTTACCATCCCCGTGCAAGGTCAGCATGGCTCTTACCAGCTACAGTTCCAATCAGCCGACCCACAAGGCGCCGGTTCAGCACCACACGAACAGATCCTCTCTGAGGGCCTGCTACAATCGATCTTGAGCGCTATTGAACAGCCTCAGCAGCATCGAGCAGTGGAAGATCAACAATCGTACGACCCTAACATAGATCACAGCGAGGTGTCGGTGTTTTTGAAGAGCCCAGAAGGCCAGAAAACTTTACAAGACCATCCCAACGGACACATAGGACACAAGCGATGA